ccggccaaggaatgTCACTCCAGTAGCAATCCCCGCATgtatatatggggaatgtttatgctgctacaacaacaggtggtccgcaaactatctgagcggtcatcactcgtcagtgatttttcgagatcaaacatcaaagcaaaggaagattaagcaaggtgtaccgcagagtggtgtcctttctcccttgctgttcaacttctacatcaaacccactcatctaacacctctctccctctggacccaacccgtcgaaacagccagtttcctgggcctacctttagatgagctagacgaagatggcCGGTGATTTGCGCTACACTAGCGCTACTGTTAACAAACTAACAAACCATGAAGCACAAAAACCTTTTGTATTATTGAGTAAAACAATCAGGAAGTGCTAGAATGACAATGGTTATCTCATTACAATATCtatcaaaaattacaattattttgagtttttaataattctacTTTACATGTGTTAATGAgctaaattttcgaaatttactCTTCAGTTACTCAGTCCCCTACTCATTTCCGTTTAATGCCACTCAATGACTTCATACCAGCTATCGTTGGCACTCTGGACGCAGCTTTCTTCGCCTCTTCAATGGCCATTATCATGCGACGAGGCTCTGTTAAAAACCAAACCCACAACAGCTGACTGTAGCGCCAAAGTTTGTCTTTTTCCTTATGATATTAGGAGGAAGAaaagaactaatttttaacatatatttgaaacataatttttgttaatcttACAATTCTCTCAGTTATGTTTTCCTGAAATTGTGTGCGCAAATATCGCAGTGTTTTCTCAATGCGTTCCTGGGTGGATTTTGCATTGTAAATCGGCATTAAAAAACGAACATGTTCAAACATTGGTGCTTCCACAGGACTGTCGTACACCAATGGCCGCAGCAACCGTTCTATGCGTTCcctaatgaaattataaattgttaaatggaaataatatatataacaatTTATATTTGTTCTTACAATTCGTTCATTTGTGAAAAAGCGTGTGTGTATGCTTTGGAACCGATCAGCCCTTGCATGGCATATGATAATAATCGAGTGAATTTCTCAAATTCATACAGGCAGGATTTTACGTCACTGCGCACTTTCTGACCTAAATGAAGCGATAACTGCTCTGCTATTCCTTCCAATAATAAGGCGGCCGAGGTATTCGTGAATCCTCCTCCTTGCACCATAAGCGGCATATTGTTGTGTTGTATAGAACGCATCAATTTAATGCGTCTGAAGCAAGCTTCTGTTTCGCTACTTATCTGATCTGTATTAACAAAGCGATTACGCTTACGTTCTAAATCTAATTGTATTGCAATCCACACAAGTTCAGCATTGGATAATGCATCTGAAATAATTTTGGTCAATCGCTTATCGGTCTCATGGCGCTTTAATGCACGTTCCAATTTCAATTTCGTATTTTCATAAAGAATCAATTCCATACGTTGTTGAGTGTGCTGTTGTACATGCAAAGTGAGATCATTTAGTAGAGTTTCGTATGTTATTTTTAAAAGGTGTTCGTTCATCATTTCCAGTTCAAGAGTTTCATGCTCCATATCAGCAAGGCtgattatatgtatt
The sequence above is drawn from the Anastrepha obliqua isolate idAnaObli1 chromosome 4, idAnaObli1_1.0, whole genome shotgun sequence genome and encodes:
- the LOC129244587 gene encoding augmin complex subunit dgt3, giving the protein MVDLINRFDVFKKLGFDCANQWILYDDRFQKFFNFFTDNITDVNILSENEVLEWNELKERGELLEASERVEKLKELENDNPGLLQYTEDQIISMTNELRLLEHTEDCYATLVEDMRCTKNKINSELGDLENEISILANRDIELLTECQRKTRQLEEMQRENTKLSNEATHCFTKFQSPPLFIHQLPIDQYLLKCDTFMQYFTLYMKENFKIQDYNEFDNTAIDHSEFSDKLQSLAKSMEYYTIEYIKEKAKAKATQSLIDLLDLSQIHIISLADMEHETLELEMMNEHLLKITYETLLNDLTLHVQQHTQQRMELILYENTKLKLERALKRHETDKRLTKIISDALSNAELVWIAIQLDLERKRNRFVNTDQISSETEACFRRIKLMRSIQHNNMPLMVQGGGFTNTSAALLLEGIAEQLSLHLGQKVRSDVKSCLYEFEKFTRLLSYAMQGLIGSKAYTHAFSQMNELERIERLLRPLVYDSPVEAPMFEHVRFLMPIYNAKSTQERIEKTLRYLRTQFQENITERIEKDKLWRYSQLLWVWFLTEPRRMIMAIEEAKKAASRVPTIAGMKSLSGIKRK